The Micromonospora sp. NBC_00421 DNA window CGCCGCCGGAGACGGTCGCCCACTCCCGGGTCGGGTCGTCGGGCCAGCCGGCGACCACCCCGTCGACCGCCTTGGCCGCCGTCTGCCCGCTGCCGGTGTCCTGGCTGGTCGCGGTGACGGTCGCCGTCCGGGCCAGGTTGGGGCCGAGCACCTTGTACTGCCGCTGGAGGAAAGCCGGGTAGTCGTAGCCGCCGCAGGTGGGCAGGCTGGTGCAGGCCCCGTCGTCGTACTGGCCGTAGGCGAAGAAGGCCGCGGACTTGCCGGCGACGTCGGTCGACCCCAGGTTCGCCGGATAGTTCTTGATCTTGTAATCGTGGTAGCCGGTGAAGGTGGGCGAGCCGACGTACGCCTGCTCGGCGGCCTGGGCGAAGTAGGCCGCGGCGTGGTGGTCGCTGTGGTCGCCGTCGCCGAAACTCCCCACGTGGTCCTGGGTGTTGACGGCGTCCGGCTGGTAGGCCGCCATCAGCCCGGCGAGGGTGTTGATCAGACTGGTCCGGCTGTAACTGGACGAGCCGGTGCCCAGCGACGTGATCGTGGAGATGTCGTTGAGCCAGAGCTTCTGCAGGCTCTGCGAGCCGGTGTTCGGGTGGCCCGTGCCACCGGGATAGCCGTCGGGAAGCCGGAGGAAGGCCAGCGAGACGGTGGGCTTGCCGGTGAGGGTGAAGACCGGGATCGGATGCCCGGTGATGCCGGCGTCCGCCTGGGTCCAGGTGTTGGCGACCCCGGCCATCTGGGCGTAGGCCACCTTGGCCCCGGTCTCCCGACCGCCCCAGTAGGTGCTGTCCCGGCCGGCGTCGCCCGCCGTGACGAAGACCGTGCGGACACAGCGGTTGGCCTGCACGTCGTGCAGCAGGTCCGGGCTGAGGAAGAGCAGGTCGTCGTCCTGGTGGGCGACCACGTTCATGATCGCGCCCTGCGGACAGCTCGGGCTGGCCTGGGCGGCGGGCGGTCCACCCAGGGCCGCTGCCGCGCAGCTGGCAGCCAGTGCGACGGCCAGGGCCCGGCGGAGCGGGCGGCCTGAAGAGCGATGTGGACGCAGGTCGGATCGACGCACAGTTACCTCCCCGTAGCAGTAGCGTGCGAACTCTTTCTATCATGGACAGCCGCCTATCTCTGCCCGCCCTGAGCGACCACCGCAGGAAAGCCGGGACGACTCGACGCACGCCGCTCCGACAGACGTTCGTCCGTTGGTGTCCGCGCCCGCTCACGCCGTTCGGGGCGGCAGCAGACCCGCGCGAAGGACCGACATGCGGTACGACCCACCGCTGCCTATGGTGGAGCGATGGCTTCGCGATCCACCTCGGCGGGGTCGAACGGCGGTGGCTGCGGTGGGGTTTCGCGGCCGAGGACGTGTCACCGTTTCCGGCCGACGGCGAGGAGTGGGTCGTCACGCCCGACGACTCCCTGAACATCGTCACCCGGTGGTACCAGGAGGAGATCCGGGCGGTCGACGCCGTCGTCGAAGGGGTGCCGCTGGACCGACGGTCCCGGGTCGGCGGCCGGTTCCACACCTCGGCCGAGGCCCCCACGCTACAGCGGATCCTCTTCCATCTCGTGCAGGAGTACGCGCGGCACGTGGGGCAACTCGACGTGGCCCGGCAGTTGATCGACGGCACGACCGGCGAGTAGCCGGCCGGCCTCGCCCGGATCACTCGTCATGGCCCTCCTCCACGCCGTCCGGGGTGATCGCACCGTCGTCGTGCTCCCCTTCCAGATAGACGTGCTGATGGCCCTGACCGGCATCGACGTTGACCTGATCGAGCTGGGTGGCGGCGACCGACCAGGCGGTGGCCGCCTGGACCGCCTGCCGTTTCGCCAGAGCCGTCAGCGCGGCGCGTTGGCTGGCCGGGCCGGTGACCGCGAGGAGGTACGACTCCACCGCCAGGGACGCCTGCTCCACGGCGCCGCGCAGCCCGCCGCGCGCCACGTTGGTGGCGGTGGTGCCCGACGGCGGGTTGGCGAACGGCTCCGCCGCCCGCGTCAGGACCTGCTGCCACTGGCGGGCCTGCTCGGGGCCCGGCTGCCGATCGACGGGCACGTCCGCCCGGAGGGCGACGAGAATGGGTGAGATCTCCTCCCGCAGGCGGCGGGCCGTCGCCGTCAGCTCGGCGATCTGCTTGCTGTCCCGCTGCGTCTCGGCCCGACGGATGTCGGCGATGGACGACTCCACCTCGTCCGGTCGACCGACCGTGTAGCCCACGACGCCGCCCAGGAGAGCGACGACGAGCCCGACCGCCACGACCACGCCGAGCCGGGTCAGCCGACGGGAGCGCGGGGCAGGCGCGGACAGTTGGTAAGAGGGCCTACCGGTGCGGCGTGACACGATGTCTCCCTGCGTCGACGGAGCCTGGTCGCAGCCTAGCCGTCCCGTCCGAGGCCGGTCGATACCCGACGAGAGTCCCCGCAGGGCGTCAGGTCAGTCGCCGTCACCCGGACGGGCCACCGGCTCGCCGCCGATGCAGCCGACCTTCACCTCGAACTCCCCCGCCGGGCCGGCGAAGGTCACCTCGGCGTCGTCGTCCGGCCCACGGTCGACGTCCTTCACCCGGTAGTCCTGCGCCGGTGCCCAGGTGACCAGCCGGACGTCGGCCCCCACGCACTCGGCGACCGCCGTACCGCCCGCGGTGGAGAAGCTACGGCGCAGGCCGGGTGCCGTGGACGGGGACGACGGCGTGGCGGAGACAGCCGACGGGGACGACGGCGTGGCGGGCACCGCGCTCGGCGGCACCGCCGTCACCGGGGTCGGTTCCGGAGCCGCCAGGGCCCGCTCGACCTCGGCCTGGCTTCGCACCCCGCCGGGCGTGCCGGTGATGCTCTCCCCGACCAGCCGGATCGCGGCCACCCCGATCAGGGTGGCGAGCACGGCGGCGGCCAGCCAGCCGGCGGTGGCGAGGAGCGTACGGCGACCCATGCCCCGACTATGCCCGACCGCCCGCTAAGCCGAGCACGGCAGCAGGATAAGTGGAGGTTAAGACCCGGCCCGGACGCCGGTCGGACCGGTTAACCTGCCTAGCTGTGGCAACCCTGCCCGTGATCGGGGACGACGGATGAGACGGCGGCTGGCGCTGCTGGTGATGGCGACCACCTGCCTGACCCTGGTCGCCTTCCTGGTGCCGCTGGCCCTGCTGGTGCGCACCGTCGCCGAGGACCGGGCCACCGTCCGGGCCACCGCCGATGTGCAGGGGCTGGTGCCGGTGGTCGGCACGGCCGACACCGCGACGATCCGGTTGACCGTGGAGCAGCTCACCGCCGAGTCGGGGCGGCCGGTCAGCGTATTCCTGCCCGACGGCACGGTGCTCGGCGCGCCGGAGCCGCGTACCGCCGCGGTGGCCCTCGCCGCGCGGGGCCAGAGCCTCACCGCGGAGCTCGACGGCGGTCGGGAGATCGTGATCGCCGTGCAGGGCCGGGCCGACGGCACCGGTGTGATCCGGACGGTGGTCCCCCGGTCCGACATCACCGCCGGGGTGGCCCGTGCCTGGCTGGTACTGGCCGCGCTCGGCATCGTGCTCGTGCTGCTCAGCCTCGCCGTCGCCGACCGGCTGGCCCGCACCCTGGTCCGGCCGATCACCGAACTCTCCTCGGTCTCGCACCGGCTGGCCAACGCCGAGCTCACCGCCCGCGCCCAGCCCGCCGGCCCACCGGAGCTGCGCGAGGTCGCCGGTGCGCTCAACCACCTGGCCGCCCGGATCCAGGTGCTGCTGCGCGAGGAACGGGAGCAGGTGGCGGACCTGTCACATCGACTGCGTACGCCGCTGACCGCGTTGCGGCTGGAGGCGGAGTCGCTGCGCGACCCGGACGACGCGGCCCGGGTGTCGTCGGCCGTGGACGCGCTGGAACGGGCGGTCACCGGCCTGATCCGGCAGGCACGCTGGCGCAGCGACCCGACCGACACCGGTCCCGGCGCGGTCGCCGCCGACGCCGCCACGATCGTGGGCGAACGGGTCGCCTTCTGGTCGGTGCTCGCCGAGGACACCGGCCGCACGGTCACCCTCGACCTCGCCACCGGGCCGCTGCCGGTCGGAGTGCCCGCCGACGAGCTTGCCGCCGCAGTGGACGCCCTGCTGGGCAACGTCTTCGCGCACACCCCGGACGGCACCGGGTTCACCGTCCGGCTGACCCGGGAGGCGACCGGCGCCACCCTGGTCGTCCGCGACGCCGGGCCGGGGATACCGGCCGGCCTGATCGAACGGGGTGCCAGCCGGGCCGGCTCGACCGGGCTCGGTCTGGACATCGCCCGTCGTGCCGCGCAGGCGAGCGGCGGCCGGCTCGACCTGGGTGCCGGTGCGGAGGGCGGCGCGGTGGTGACCCTGCGGCTCGGCCCGGCCTTAACCGGGGCTTAGCGTCGGCACAGCGCGCCGCTATCCACCGCCGGAGCAAGCTCACTGCAACAACCGAGACCTCCGGAGGTACGCATCATGAAGCGCACATCCCTGCTCCTGGCGGCCGTCGGCGGCGCCGCCGTCCTCGCCGTCACCGGCACGGCGCTCGGCGTGTCCGCCGCGGAACGGGCCCCTGCCCCCGCCCCCGTCGCCGAGACGACCGATCCCGCCCCGGTGGACCCGAGCGCTACCACCTCGACGCCCGGCACGCCGAGCGCCACCACCTCAACGCCCGGCACGCCGAGCGCCACCACCTCAACGCCCGGCACGCCGAGCGCCACCACCTCAACGCCCGGCACGCCGAGCGCCACCACCTCGACGCCCGGCACGCCCGCCTCGACGGGCAGCACCGCACCGGCCACCGACGACCCGGTCAGCCAGCAGCGGGCCGGTGAGATCGCCCTGGCCAAGGCCGGCGGGGGCCAGATCACCGAGATCGAGCGGGAGCAGGAGGAGGGCCGCCCGGTCTGGAGCGTGGAGATCATCAACGGCGACACCGAACACGAGGTCGAGGTCGACCGGGAAAGCGGCGCGATCGTCAAGTCCGAGCAGGAGAAGGCGGACCACGACGACAGGTCCGGCAGGGACGACGACGATGACGACTCGGACGACGGGGACGACGACTGACCCGGACCGTCGAGCCGGCCGCAGCGCGGCAGTGCGGTGAGTGCCCCGGCGGATTCCGCCGGGGCACGTCGCGGTCCGGTGGCCGGCACCGGCGGCCGGTCAGAAGGTGTGCAGCTCCACCGCGAGGCCGCCGGCACCGGAGTGGCTGACCGCGACCCAGTCCTTCCCGGCCCCGGCGAGCCAGCCCGGATAACGGCCGAGCTGACGACCCGTGCCCACCTCGTACACGACCACCTGCGGCCGGTCGTCCTCGGCCGCGCTGACCGCCACCAGCCCCGCGGTCACCGCCGACCGCCAGCTCGCCGACGTACCGGCCAGCGCCGGATCCGGCGCGGTCCACCGGGGTACGCCGGTGGCGAGATCGAGCAACGCCAGCGCACCCGTGTCGGCGGTGCCACGCACCAGCACCGACCGGTCGTCACCGTCGATCGGCACGCCGGCGGCGTCACCCTTCCACACCGTCCCGCCGGTGCGCAGGTCGACGAGTTGCGGTCGTTCGTCGGCGGTGACCGCGACGAGCCGGGTGCCGGTCCCGATCAGGGTCGGCCCGCTTCGGTGGTGGGCCAGCCGCTTGGCGCACTCGCCGTCCTCCCGGCGGCCGCTGTAGACCGCACCGGACCAGCCCCTGACACCGGTCGTCGCGTTGACGCTGGTGACGCTGACCGTGCAGCGCCGGTCACCCTTCGGAGGGTCGTTGTCGGTGCTCACCAGCAGGTCACCGGCGACGAAGCCGTACCAGGCCCGGTTCGGCAACCGCCCGGCCCCGGCCCGCCCGGTGGTCGGGGCGACGGGCGTGTAGGTGGCCGGTCGGGTCGGCGTGCTCAGCCGCACCACCACGTACCGGCCGGTGGCCGGCGCGTACGGCGTGCGCGCACCGAGGGTCACGTCGCTCACCCTGGCGAACCGGTCGGCGGGCAGCTTCCAGAGTTCGCGACCGTTCTGCACCTCCCGACCGGTGATCACGCAGGTCGCCGAGCTGCCGGTGCCGGCGCATTCCCTGGCGTAGACGACCTCTTCGTGGACGACGACGTCCTGGCTCCCGTCCGCCCGCCACCGGGTGGCTCCGGTGGCCGCGTCGAGCACCTCCATGCCGCCGTCGTCGTTGTCACTGGCCACGATCGACCCACCGGCGATCACGTACTGGTAGCCCGTGGTGAACGGATGACGCCACCGCTCCTGCCCGGTGGCCCGGTCCACCGCCCGTAGTTCGCGCTCGTCGGGGACGATGACGAGCTGACCGCTCTCGCCGAGCTCTTGGTCGAGCCGGCGGACCGACACCGACCAGGCCGGCCGAGGTCCGTCCGGGGTGGCCGACGCGACGCCGTCGCGCAGGCTCTCCTGAGTCTGCTCGACCCGCGCGGACGGTCGTTCCGCCCGCTCCGCCCGGGGCGCGGTGCAGCCGGGGAGCCCGATGACCAGGCTCAGGGCGACAGCGACGGTGCGCCAACGGGCTGGTCGGTGCGACGGCGACAACGGGCTCTCCCTCGATCGACGGTCAGAGCCGCCACCATAGGACCCGCGCGCACTCTCGGCTGCGGCCGTCGAACAGTGGTGGCCGTTAGGGTTCGGCACATGCCGCAGCTCAGCAGTCGTGACACCGCCCTCGTCGCCGGAGCCCACGGGTGAGGGACTTCGCCGCCCTCCACCGCACCGGCGACCCGCTCGTCCTGCCGAACGTCTGGGATGTCGCCTCGGCCCGCCTCCTGGTCGACGCCGGTTTCCCGGCACTCGGCACGACCAGCCTCGGCGTCGCGGCCGCCAACGGCCTTCCCGACGGTGTCCACGCCGCCGACGCCCACACCCTGCGTCTCACCCAGAGCCTGGCGACACTTCCGGTCCACGTCACCGTCGACATCGAGACCGGCTCGGTCGACGCCGCGGTCGCGGTGGCCGCCGCCGGTGCCGTCGGCGTCAACATGGAGGACGCCATGGGCCCGGTCACCACACACGCGGCGTTGATCCGCTCGGTGAAGCGGGAGGTGCCGCACCTGTTCGTCAACGCCCGGACCGACACCCACTGGCAGCGCCCCGGCGACCTGGCCGAGACCCTGCACCGGATCCGGCGTTACACGGACGCCGGCGCCGACGCCGTGTTCGTCCCCGGCCTGGCCGGACCCGCCGACATCGCCGCCGTCGTGGCGGCGGTGGACGTACCGGTCAACGTCCTGTTCCTGCCCGGACGGCACACCGTCGCCGCCCTCACCGACCTGGGCGTACGACGGATCAGCACCGGTTCCCTGCTCTTCCGCGCCGCCCTCGCCGCGACGGTGGAGGCGGCCCTGGCCGTCCGCGACGGCCGCCCGGTGCGCGCGGACCTGCCCTCCTACGCACAGGTAAACACCGGACCGCACCCGCGGTGACGCCAGCGCGGTGCCGGGGCCACCCGCATCCAGCGGCAACTGCGCGACGACTTCGGCATGGACCCGAGCCCCGAACTGCACACCGCGTACCTGGAACTCCTGACCGACGAGTCCTCCGCCGGTTCGGACGTGCCCCGTCGCCGGCCCCCGGCCGCCGCTCTCTGCAGGAATGACGTGTCAGAGGGAACGGAGCAGGGCGAGGGTCTGCTTGAGTTCGTCCCGCAGCGCCTGCCCGGCCGCCTCGGCGTCTCTCTCCGCGATGGCGCCCACCAGCGCGGCGTGCCCCTCGTCGCCGTGGTTCGGGTCGTCGGCACGCAGGTCGAGCAGTTCCACCAGGTCGAGCAGCCGTTGTTGCAGCACCGGTACGAACTCGGTGAACAGGCCGGTGAGCACCGGGTTGTGCGCTGCGGCGACCACCTTCTCGTGCAGGGCGATGTCGGCTGCGACGAACTCGGCGTCGTCAGCGTTCGCGGCATCACGACGCCGGGTCAGGGCCTCGTGGAGGGCGACGACGTCGTCGTCGGTCCGGCGCAGCGCGGCCAACTGCGCGGCCTCCACCTCGACGAGCATCCGGACCTCGTAGACATCGGTGATGGCCGCCCGTCGGAGTTGGGTGGACCAGCTCTGGTGGGGCCTGGTCGCGATGACGAAGACACCGGATCCCTGACGCGCCTGCACCAGCCCTGCGCCGGCGAGGGCTCGCAGGGCCTCCCGGACGGTCGATCGCCCCACGCCGAGCGCCTTGGCCAGGGCGGTCTCGCCGGGGAGCTTCGTCCCCACCGCCCACTCACCGCCGGTGATCTGCTCGCGCAGGTGGTCGGTGGCCTGCTCGACAAGAGGGGACGGCCGCAAAGCACCTAGCGACATGTGTGGTCCACCCTTCTAAACCTATCAGGTTGTCTGAGGAGCTGAGTTGTTGCTATCTTACTCCTCATGCTGCTGTATGAGCTTCTTCTCCTCGGCTGCCGCTGCGGGGTCTGACACGACCGGCACCCCGCAGCGGGGCACCGCGTTGTGCCGGTCACCGGACAGCCGACCGAAAGAAGTTCCGCACGATGATCTCCCACTCTCAGGGCACGGTGTTCCCCACCCTGCGCACGCCCGCCGGCGACGTCCCCGAGGATGCGCCGCACTGGAATCCGCAGCGCCCGAGCGCGATGCCGCACCACCGTTACCAGCCCGCGCACGAACGGGTCGCCCTGCCCCTCACTGACCGGACCTGGCCCTCGCGGCGGATCGAGCGGGCCCCGCTGTGGGTGCCCGTCGACCTGCGCGACGGCAACCAGGCGCTGGCCGAGCCGATGGACACCGGACGCAAGCGCCGGATGTTCGATCTCCTGGTCGCCATGGGCTTCAAGGAGATCGAGGTAGGTTACCCCTCGGCCAGCCAGACCGACTTCGACTTCGTACGCCACCTGGCCGAGAGTGGCGTCGTCCCCGAGGACGTCACCGTCTCCGTGTTCACCGCGGCGCGCAGGGACCTGATCGACCGGACCGTCGCCTCCGTCGAAGGACTGCCCCGCACTCTCGTGCACCTCTACACCGCGACCGCGCCCACCTGGCGAGACGTGGTTCTCGGTCGCTCCCGGGCCGAAGTCCACGAGCTGATCCGGGACGCCGCCACCTACCTGATGCGTCGTGCCGAGGAGCGTCCGGGTGCCGACATCAGGTTCGAGTTCTCCCCGGAGGTCTTCAACCTCACGGAACCGGACTTCATCCTGGAGGTCTGCGACAGTCTGACCGAGCTCTGGGAGGCGAGCCCGGACCGGCCGGTGGTCCACAACCTGCCGGCGACGGTGGAGATCGCCACCCCCAACGTGTACGCGGACCAGATCGAGTACATGAACCGTCAGTTGGCACGCCGCGAGTCCGTGATCCTGTCGGTCCACCCGCACAACGACCGCGGCACCGGCGTCGCCTGCGCCGAACTCGCCGTCCTGGCCGGGGCGCAGCGGGTGGAAGGCTGCCTGTTCGGCAACGGCGAGCGCACCGGAAACGTCGACCTCGTCACCCTGGCCCTGAACCTGTACGCGCAGGGCGTGAACCCGATGGTCGACTTCTCCGACATCGACGCGGTGCGCGAGGTGGTGGAGTACTGCAACCGGCTGCCGGTCCACCCCCGTCACCCCTACGGAGGCGACCTCGTCCACACGGCCTTCTCCGGCACCCACCAGGACGCCATCGCCAAGGGCATGACCCACCACGCCAAGCAGGCCGCCCAGCTGGGCGTACCCGCCGGGGAGGCCCCGTGGGCGGTGCCGTACCTGCCCGTCGACCCGGGCGACATCGGCCGCACGTACGAGGAGGTCATCCGCATCAACTCCCAGTCCGGCAAGGGAGGCATCGCGCACCTTCTGCGCACTCACCACGGCCTGGACCTGCCCGAGGGCATGCGCCCGGACTTCTCCCGCACGGTGCAGCAGGTCACCGATGCCACCGGTCAGGAGCTCACCCACAAGGAACTGTTCGCGCTCTTCCGCACCACCTACCTCACCCCGGCCCTGGACGGCCCGCTCACCCTGGTCTCCTGGCACACCGCGGAGACCGCGCCCGGCGAGCACCAGTTCGTCTGCACGCTGCAGGTCGACGGGGAGGAGCGCTCCTGCCGGGGTACCGGCAACGGGCCGCTGTCCGCCCTCGCCGACGCGCTCGGTACCGTCGGCATCACCATCGACATCCTCGGCTACGCCGAGCACTCCACCACCACCGGACCGGGCAGCCCGGCCGTCGCCTACGCCCAGTGCCGGGTGGACGACGCCACCTGCTGGGGCGCCGGCTGGGACACGTCCGTCCTGAGCGCCTCGGTGCACGCGGTGATGGCCGCCGTCAACCGCTCCGGGCGGGCTTCCTCGTGAACGCTCCCCCGGTACTGCGCGTGACCGACGCGACTGTCGTCCGTGACGGCAATCCGATCCTGTACGGGGTGTCGCTGACGGTACGAGCCGGCGAGCACTGGGCGCTACTCGGCCCCAACGGGGCGGGCAAGAGCACGCTGCTCAGTCTCCTCGGAGCGCTCGCGCACCCCACCCGTGGCACCGTCGAGGTGCTTGGCCACCGGTTGGGGCGGGTCGACATGCGCGAGTTGCGGTGCTACGTCGGCCACGTCAATCCGCGACACGAGCTTCGTTCGCCCCTCACGGTGCAGGACGTCGTGCTGACCGGGCTGACCAACACCATCGAACGCATTCCCCGCTGGCAGCCGACACCCGAGCAGATCGCGACGGCCGACCGTCTGATCGGCCTGCTCGGCCTCAGCGGGCGTCACGGGGCACGATGGCCGACCCTGTCGCAGGGGGAACGGGGCCGCGCGCTCATCGCCCGTGCGCTGATGCCCAGTCCACGGCTCCTGCTGCTCGACGAACCCGCGACCGGTCTGGACGTCGCCGG harbors:
- a CDS encoding septum formation initiator, with the translated sequence MGRRTLLATAGWLAAAVLATLIGVAAIRLVGESITGTPGGVRSQAEVERALAAPEPTPVTAVPPSAVPATPSSPSAVSATPSSPSTAPGLRRSFSTAGGTAVAECVGADVRLVTWAPAQDYRVKDVDRGPDDDAEVTFAGPAGEFEVKVGCIGGEPVARPGDGD
- a CDS encoding FadR/GntR family transcriptional regulator — protein: MSLGALRPSPLVEQATDHLREQITGGEWAVGTKLPGETALAKALGVGRSTVREALRALAGAGLVQARQGSGVFVIATRPHQSWSTQLRRAAITDVYEVRMLVEVEAAQLAALRRTDDDVVALHEALTRRRDAANADDAEFVAADIALHEKVVAAAHNPVLTGLFTEFVPVLQQRLLDLVELLDLRADDPNHGDEGHAALVGAIAERDAEAAGQALRDELKQTLALLRSL
- the leuA gene encoding 2-isopropylmalate synthase is translated as MPHHRYQPAHERVALPLTDRTWPSRRIERAPLWVPVDLRDGNQALAEPMDTGRKRRMFDLLVAMGFKEIEVGYPSASQTDFDFVRHLAESGVVPEDVTVSVFTAARRDLIDRTVASVEGLPRTLVHLYTATAPTWRDVVLGRSRAEVHELIRDAATYLMRRAEERPGADIRFEFSPEVFNLTEPDFILEVCDSLTELWEASPDRPVVHNLPATVEIATPNVYADQIEYMNRQLARRESVILSVHPHNDRGTGVACAELAVLAGAQRVEGCLFGNGERTGNVDLVTLALNLYAQGVNPMVDFSDIDAVREVVEYCNRLPVHPRHPYGGDLVHTAFSGTHQDAIAKGMTHHAKQAAQLGVPAGEAPWAVPYLPVDPGDIGRTYEEVIRINSQSGKGGIAHLLRTHHGLDLPEGMRPDFSRTVQQVTDATGQELTHKELFALFRTTYLTPALDGPLTLVSWHTAETAPGEHQFVCTLQVDGEERSCRGTGNGPLSALADALGTVGITIDILGYAEHSTTTGPGSPAVAYAQCRVDDATCWGAGWDTSVLSASVHAVMAAVNRSGRASS
- a CDS encoding isocitrate lyase/PEP mutase family protein gives rise to the protein MRDFAALHRTGDPLVLPNVWDVASARLLVDAGFPALGTTSLGVAAANGLPDGVHAADAHTLRLTQSLATLPVHVTVDIETGSVDAAVAVAAAGAVGVNMEDAMGPVTTHAALIRSVKREVPHLFVNARTDTHWQRPGDLAETLHRIRRYTDAGADAVFVPGLAGPADIAAVVAAVDVPVNVLFLPGRHTVAALTDLGVRRISTGSLLFRAALAATVEAALAVRDGRPVRADLPSYAQVNTGPHPR
- a CDS encoding mycothiol transferase — translated: MDSRLSLPALSDHRRKAGTTRRTPLRQTFVRWCPRPLTPFGAAADPREGPTCGTTHRCLWWSDGFAIHLGGVERRWLRWGFAAEDVSPFPADGEEWVVTPDDSLNIVTRWYQEEIRAVDAVVEGVPLDRRSRVGGRFHTSAEAPTLQRILFHLVQEYARHVGQLDVARQLIDGTTGE
- a CDS encoding PIG-L family deacetylase, which codes for MNVVAHQDDDLLFLSPDLLHDVQANRCVRTVFVTAGDAGRDSTYWGGRETGAKVAYAQMAGVANTWTQADAGITGHPIPVFTLTGKPTVSLAFLRLPDGYPGGTGHPNTGSQSLQKLWLNDISTITSLGTGSSSYSRTSLINTLAGLMAAYQPDAVNTQDHVGSFGDGDHSDHHAAAYFAQAAEQAYVGSPTFTGYHDYKIKNYPANLGSTDVAGKSAAFFAYGQYDDGACTSLPTCGGYDYPAFLQRQYKVLGPNLARTATVTATSQDTGSGQTAAKAVDGVVAGWPDDPTREWATVSGGVNSQLTLSWSSPRTIRRIVLYDRPNPYDQITSGTLLFSDGTSTAVGALDNGGGPTEIILPAAKTVTSVKLTVTGVISSTVNIGLAEIEVFNNTGP
- a CDS encoding PepSY domain-containing protein, with the protein product MKRTSLLLAAVGGAAVLAVTGTALGVSAAERAPAPAPVAETTDPAPVDPSATTSTPGTPSATTSTPGTPSATTSTPGTPSATTSTPGTPSATTSTPGTPASTGSTAPATDDPVSQQRAGEIALAKAGGGQITEIEREQEEGRPVWSVEIINGDTEHEVEVDRESGAIVKSEQEKADHDDRSGRDDDDDDSDDGDDD
- a CDS encoding ABC transporter ATP-binding protein encodes the protein MTDATVVRDGNPILYGVSLTVRAGEHWALLGPNGAGKSTLLSLLGALAHPTRGTVEVLGHRLGRVDMRELRCYVGHVNPRHELRSPLTVQDVVLTGLTNTIERIPRWQPTPEQIATADRLIGLLGLSGRHGARWPTLSQGERGRALIARALMPSPRLLLLDEPATGLDVAGREQLIERLDTLQHTYPELASVLVTHHLEELPPGTTHVLLLRDGCRLASGPADEVLTSDQVSTCFDHPIRLTRAEGRWSVRAQNPARPRVG
- a CDS encoding sensor histidine kinase, with translation MRRRLALLVMATTCLTLVAFLVPLALLVRTVAEDRATVRATADVQGLVPVVGTADTATIRLTVEQLTAESGRPVSVFLPDGTVLGAPEPRTAAVALAARGQSLTAELDGGREIVIAVQGRADGTGVIRTVVPRSDITAGVARAWLVLAALGIVLVLLSLAVADRLARTLVRPITELSSVSHRLANAELTARAQPAGPPELREVAGALNHLAARIQVLLREEREQVADLSHRLRTPLTALRLEAESLRDPDDAARVSSAVDALERAVTGLIRQARWRSDPTDTGPGAVAADAATIVGERVAFWSVLAEDTGRTVTLDLATGPLPVGVPADELAAAVDALLGNVFAHTPDGTGFTVRLTREATGATLVVRDAGPGIPAGLIERGASRAGSTGLGLDIARRAAQASGGRLDLGAGAEGGAVVTLRLGPALTGA
- a CDS encoding outer membrane protein assembly factor BamB family protein — its product is MSPSHRPARWRTVAVALSLVIGLPGCTAPRAERAERPSARVEQTQESLRDGVASATPDGPRPAWSVSVRRLDQELGESGQLVIVPDERELRAVDRATGQERWRHPFTTGYQYVIAGGSIVASDNDDGGMEVLDAATGATRWRADGSQDVVVHEEVVYARECAGTGSSATCVITGREVQNGRELWKLPADRFARVSDVTLGARTPYAPATGRYVVVRLSTPTRPATYTPVAPTTGRAGAGRLPNRAWYGFVAGDLLVSTDNDPPKGDRRCTVSVTSVNATTGVRGWSGAVYSGRREDGECAKRLAHHRSGPTLIGTGTRLVAVTADERPQLVDLRTGGTVWKGDAAGVPIDGDDRSVLVRGTADTGALALLDLATGVPRWTAPDPALAGTSASWRSAVTAGLVAVSAAEDDRPQVVVYEVGTGRQLGRYPGWLAGAGKDWVAVSHSGAGGLAVELHTF